The region ACTGGCTCATCAGATGCTGGAACGAGTGACAAGCCCGCGTCAGAATTTTGCCGGACTTGCGATGAATACCTGGCATGTCATGGGAATCATCAACGCCACGCCTGACAGTTTTTCTGATGGTGGAGATCACGCGGAAGCCGATATAGCAATTTCCTCGGCACGCCGGATGGCCATGGAGGGGGCTCGAATTCTTGATGTTGGGGGGGAATCTACCCGGCCCGGTGCCGGGGAGATCAGCCTTGATGAGGAACGCCGAAGGATCTTGCCGGTCATAAGCACGCTTGCCAGAGAGGGATATTGTGTTTCTGCCGATACAAGACATGCACCGGTTATGGAGGATGCGCTTGCTGCGGGCGCCGCAATGATCAACGATGTTGGCGGCCTTAGAGCAGACGGAGCCATCGATCTGATTTCCAGGAAAGATGCCCCGGCGATCCTGATGCATATGCAGGGAGAGCCGGGTACGATGCAGCAATCACCCCGCTATGACCATGCCCCGACGGAAGTATTTTGCTGGCTAGAAGAACGTATAAAAACTGCGACAGAAAATGGAATACCCATTCACAATCTGGCCGTGGATCCTGGATTTGGTTTTGGGAAAACTCCACAGCATAATATGGAAATCATGTCCGGTCTTGCCCTTTATCATGGTCTTGGTGTTCCCATCGTTCTTGGTGTGAGCCGGAAATCAACCATTGCCCATTTTTCAAAAAATGAACCTGCCAAGGAAAGGCAACCCGGATCGACGGCTCTTGCTGCGCTTGCCCGGGCTCAGGGTGTCCAGATTTTCAGGGTGCATGATGTTCCTGAAACCATGCAGGCGCTAGCCAATGCCGAGGCGATGCTGAATATTTAGGTTTTGTTACTAGGTCAAAACATGGTCTTGGTGTAGATTATTCACGAATTGGATAAAGGCTGACACACTACCATGTCACGGTTTTTTGGAACGGATGGTGTAAGGGCTCGTATCAATACAGGTCCTATGACCGCTGAAAACATAATCAGGCTGGCTCTTGCAGCTGGCAAATATTTCCGCAATTCAAACAAGGGTATTGAAAGATCGCGTCACCCTCTGGTGGTGATCGGCAAGGATACCCGTCTTTCAGGTTACATGGTGGAAGCTGCCTTGCAGGCTGGCTTTGCCTCAATAGGTATGGATACTCGCCTGCTTGGCCCTTTGCCAACGCCGGGGGTTGCGTATCTGACCCGAACGTTGCGGGCGGATCTGGGAGTGATGATCTCAGCCAGCCACAATCCACATGAAGATAACGGCATCAAGCTCTTCGGGCCAGATGGATTCAAGCTTCCGGATATAGCAGAAGATGAGATCAGTTCGATCATGTCTGGCCATATACCTCTGGCGGACGCGTTGGAACTTGGTCGAGCGCGCCGCATGCTGGATGGCGTCAGTCGATATATTGAACAGGTCAAATCAGCCATTCCACGGTCTATGCGTTTTGAAGGCCTGAAGGTGGTTGTGGATTGTGCCAATGGTGCAGCCTACCGCGCCGCGCCTGATGTGCTTTTTGAGCTGGGGGCCGAAGTAATTCCCCTCGGTATTGACCCTGATGGAATCAATATCAATTCGGGTTGTGGCGCCGTTCATCCTGAATACATGGCGGAAACGGTGGTGGCAAACGGGGCAGATGTTGGCATTTCCCTCGATGGCGATGCCGACCGGCTCATCATGGCAGATGAAAAGGGTCAGATCATCGATGGGGACCAGTGTCTTGCTGTTCTTGCGGATATGATGGCATCGCAGGGAGAGCTCGCCGGCCGGACGGTTGTCGGCACACTCATGACCAATCACGGGCTGGCCCAGTATCTTTCAGCAAAAGGCATAAATCTGGAGCGAACCAAGGTTGGAGACCGCTACATCCTTGAAAGGATGCGTGAGGCCGGACTGAATCTCGGAGGTGAACCATCAGGGCATATCATTCTGACTGACCATGCCACATCTGGCGACGGTATTATTGCGGCGCTCAAGATGCTCATGTTTCTCAAGATGAGCGATGCCCCGGCAAGCGAAAGCCTCCACCGCTTCACGCCCTTGCCACAAAAAATTGTGAACATTGATTGCACCTCACAAGAATCTATTCAGAAAGCCCTAAGCCATGGTGATCTGGCATTGGCGGTAACTGATGCCGAGGAGAAGCTTCGCGATACCGGGCGTATTGTTATTCGCCCATCAGGAACAGAGCCGCTTATCCGCGTGATGGTTGAAGCCGAAGATCAGCGGTTGATGGAAAAAACCGCGGAAAATCTGGCGGGTGTAATTTCTGATCTGGTGAATTAACGGCTCTTTCGTGCTGGTACGCTTCGCCCGAGCCCCTCAAAAAGATCAAGCATCGTTTCCATCCAGGGTGTAATGGAATCACTTTCATCAAGCAGTTGAAAAGCTGATGAAACACGTGCCCATTGCAGGATGCCAAACAGAAGATAATCCGACATTGCAGGGGCTGAACCATTGACAAATCCACCTCCGGCCATGGCTTTGCGGAACGGATCAAGTTGAAGTTCCAGTGTTGACCGCATTTCTTCCCGGCCGGCAGAAACCTCGGCAAGAGGTTTGCCGAAACGTGCCTCTCTTGAGGTGATGAAATATTTCTTGTCCTCCCCGTCCAGAAGATCAGGAATATCCTTTATAATCATTTTTGCGAGTGTCGGGAAAAGCATGGTCTGCGCGTATCTATGCAGAAAACGATAATGCGCTATTCCGCTATCGCCACCCGGAAAGAGAGTTGGGTCAGCCCTGATATCTTCCAGATGCATAACAATCTCGTTTGAATCCGCGAAAACCTGTCCATCCATTTCCTGATAAAGAGGATAGCTTTTGCCACCAAGAGCTTCGAGCGGGGCTTTTTCAGTAAATCTTCCCTGAATAATTTCTGCCTCAATCCCCTTATGGGCCAGAGCCATCCGGACATGCCAGCACCAGGGGCTCAGCGCAAGACCATGGGTTGAAATCAGTTCATATAGCCGGGGTTTTGCCTGTTCCGTCATATCGTGACCTTTCTTGTTTTTTTCCCAAGTCTACCCTGCATAGCCAACATAACAACAGGCTTGACAATGCCATGTAAACGACTAGAAATGCACCCGGGCCGTCATCCCCCAACGGATGGCAACATATTGAAGGATGGGGTTCATGAAACCTGACCGTAAGACGTCGCTCCCACGACCTTTAGTGCGTCCCCGCAACACGCATTTCTCCAGTGGCCCCACCAGCAAGAGACCGGAATGGTCGCTTCAGGCTCTGGAAAAGGCATGTCTGGGGCGTTCCCACCGATCTTCCGAAGGCAAAGAAAAACTCAACACCTGTATCACGATGATGCGTGACCTGCTCGGGTTGCCGGATGAGTATTATCTCGGCATCGTTCCAGCCTCTGATACGGGGGCTGTTGAAATGGCGATGTGGTCGCTGCTTGGCGCGCGGGGGGTGGATATATTTGCCTGGGAAGCCTTTGGCAAAACCTGGCTCAAGGACGCGGTGGACCAACTGCAACTTTCCGATATTCGTGTATTTGAAGCACCATATGGCAGACTTCCTGATCTGGGAATGGCGAGCCCTGATCGTGACGTGATCCTGACATGGAATGGCACCGCTGCCGGAGTTCGTGTTCCGGACGCTGACTGGATTGCTGATGATCGCGACGGCCTCATCATTGCGGACAGCACGTCGGCGGTATTTGCCTTCCCCATGCCAGTTGAAAAACTCGATGTCATCACCTTCTCCTGGCAGAAATCGCTCGGTGGTGAAGGTGCGCATGGCGTGATTGTTCTCTCCCCGAGGGCGGTGGCAAGACTTGAAAGCCATCAACCTGCCTGGCCGGTCCCCAAGATTTTCCAGCTCACCAAAAACAACGTGCTGGCGCGCGATATTTTTGCCGGTGCTACGATCAACACGCCATCGATGCTTTGTGTTGAGGATGCGCTGGATGCGCTCAAATGGGCGCAGGATATCGGCGGCAGAGACGCACTTTTCCAGCGGGTTGAGGCCAATTTTAAGGCAATCAGCACCTGGATTTTGCATCATCCTGATCTGGCGTTCCTTGCCGAAGACCCTGCAACCATCTCCCCGACCTCGGTCACCATCCGCATCACCGCTGACTGGTTCACGAAGGCGGAACCCGCCAAACAGAAGCTGCTGGCGAAAAAGATCACGGCATTGCTTGATGAGGAAGATGTTGCAAGAGATATCGACTCCTATCGTGATGCTCCACCCGGATTGAGGATCTGGGCAGGTCCGACGGTGGAAACCCGCGATCTTGAAGCCTTGTTCCCCTGGATCGATTGGGCGCTGGCCATTGTCCGGGATGAAGTTCAACACGAAAATTCCAAGGATTAGCACCATGCCATCTGTATTGATCAGCGACAGTTTGAGTGAGACCGCCGTCTCGATAATGAAAGACCGTGGGCTTGAGGTGGATTATCGCCCGGGCCTTTCGCCAGAGGAGCTTGAGAAAATCCTTGGCAACTATGATGGCCTTGCCATTCGCTCTGCCACCAGGGTGACACCGGATTTGCTTGAGAAAATCAGGGGTGGCAGGCTCAGGGTTGTCGGCCGGGCAGGGATCGGTGTCGATAATATCGATGTCAGTGCCGCGACGGCCGCGGGAATAGTCGTCATGAATACACCTCATGGAAATGCGGTTACAACGGCCGAGCATGCCATCACGATGATGCTGGCTTCATCGAGGATGATTCCGGCGGCGCATATCTCAACCATTGCCGGGAAATGGGAAAAGTCGGCCTTTGTCGGTACCGAGGTCACCGGCAAGAAGCTCGGGCTCATTGGCTGCGGAAATATAGGTACAATCGTGGCGGACCGTGCGCAGGGGCTTAAAATGAAGGTCATGGCTTATGATCCGTTCCTGACCGAAGATCGGGCGAGATCCATCGGTGTTGAGAAAGTGGAGTTTGATGATCTTCTGGCCAGGGCTGACTATATTTCGCTGCATACACCCCTCACCGATGATACGCGGAATATCATCAATGCCGATGCGATCAGCCGCATGAAAAAAGGGGCAAGGCTGATCAACTGTGCCCGTGGCGGCCTCGTTGATGAGGTTGCCTTGCGTGGCGCCCTTGAAACCGGCCATCTCGCGGGTGCGGCGGTAGATGTCTTTGCCGTTGAACCTGCAAGAGAGAACATTCTCTTTGATGCCCCCAATCTGATTGCAACCCCGCATCTCGGGGCCAGCACGGCGGAGGCGCAGGAAAAAGTGGCGGTCCAGATCGCCGATCAGATTGCTGACTATCTGCTTGAAGGAGCTGTGCTGAACGCGCTTAATCTGCCGAATGTCACCGCCGAGGAGGCCCCTATCCTGATGCCGTATATGGATCTTGGCCGCAAACTTGGCTCCTTTCTTGGCCAGGTGACACGTTCCGGCATCACCGAGGTCGCCGTTGAATTTGATGGACAGGCTTCGGCGCTGAATATCGAACCTGTCATGGCATCGACGCTGGCTGGACTGATGGAGCCGATCATGGCGGCGGCGAATATCGTCAACGCCTCTACGCTGGCCCATTCCCGCGGCATCAATGTCGCCGCGATCCGACATGAGCGCCCATGCGATTACCAGACAAAGCTTCGGGTCACGGTAAAATACAAAGGACGCGATGGCATCGAGAAAAACCGGACAATCGCCGGAACCCTTGTCGGAATGACCATGCCACGAATTGTTGAAGTTCAGCATATCGCTGTTGAAAGTGATTTTCCGGAGCATCTCCTTTATCTCAGAAATTATGACAAGCCGGGATTCATCGGTGATCTGGGCTCACTCTGCGGCAGAAACAACATCAATATCGCCACGTTCCATCTTGGACGGCGCGAAGTCGGCGGCGAAGCCATCGCGCTTGTGGAAATTGATGAAGGCGCCGATGATACCTTCATTGAGGCGTTGAGGAAATTGCCCCAAGTGGTCAGGGCTGACCGCCTCCGGTTTGCTCCATAATGGCGTAAAACCGTCTTTGGGATTGCAGAATACAAGGGGCTGGGGTAGGACATGGGGGAGATTTTCTTCAGCCCCGGAACTCATAGATGGCAGATGCGCCCGAAAATCGATCTCAAGGACTCCTGCCAGCCGGGTTGAGTGATCTCATGCCCGGTGATGCCCGGCGCGAGGCCGAAGCCATCGGCAAGATCATGGCGAGTTTTGCTGCCTTTGGCTACGACCGGGTAAAACCGCCGCTGGTGGAATTTGAGGATACCCTTCTTGCTGATGGACCAGGGGTCGCGCTTGCCGCGGATACGTTCCGTGTCATGGATCCGCTCTCAAGCCGGATGATGGCGATACGCGCCGATATGACGGCCCAGATCGCCAGAATTGCAGAGACACGCCTTCATCATATGCCGCGGCCGCTGCGGCTTTGCTATAGCGGTGATGTTCTTCGTATTCGCCCGGACCCGCTCAACCCCGAACGGCAGCTGACCCAGGTCGGGGCGGAAATGATCGGGGCCAGCAACGCCTACCATGATGCGGAACTGGCTGTTGCCGCGCTTCATGCGCTTGATCATGCCGGTATCGCACACCTGACCATTGACCTTGGCGTGCCCCGCCTTCTTGAAGCGATTGCCGGTGAGAAGCCGGATGATAAACTCGCCCAGGCTGTTGCGGCCAAGGATCACGCCCTTGTCCGGCGTCATGGGGGCAGGCTTGCAGATATCCTGACATCCCTTCTTGATATACCGATGATTTCGCCCGGGAAACTTGATGAGGAAACCCGGGAGCGCAGCAAAGGGCTTGCAACGGAAGCTGCGGACATGATCGCCGGTCTGCTCAAGGTCGCGGGCCTTATTCGCAGCGCCGCGCCGAAGGTTTCGGTTACGCTGGACCCGCTCGAGTCCCGAGGTTTTGATTATCACCACGGGATCGGGTTTTCGATCTTTGCCCCGGGCATTCGTGGCGAGCTTGGCCGTGGCGGGAGATATCGCACAACAACGGTCAATGGCAGCGGGGAAGATTCAACCGGCGTTACGCTCTATCTTGAACGGGTGATGCGGGCCTTGCCGCAAAGCCGGGAGAGCATGGCTGTTTATGTTCCTCACGCAGCTGGTCTTAAGACGCTCGTCCGGCTGGTGGAAGAAGGGGAAACCTGCCGCTTCGGCACCTCGGAGGCAGGCGATGACAACGCCCGCACCGAAGAAGCAAAAGCAATGTCCTGCCGCAGGATATATCGTGACGGCAAAGTGATTTTACTGGATGAATAGCAGGGTTTTAACGGAGGCTTGGCGATGGCTAATGTCGCGGTGATCGGCTCCCAATGGGGGGATGAGGGTAAAGGCAAGATCGTTGACTGGCTTTCGGAGAAAGCCGATATCGTTGTCCGGTTTCAGGGCGGGCACAATGCCGGTCATACGCTGGTTATTGATGGCAAGGAATACAAGCTCAGCCTTCTGCCTTCGGGTATTGTCCGGCCGGGCAAAAGGTCGATCATCGGCAACGGGGTGGTGATTGATCCCGAGGCCCTGCTCAAGGAAATGGATGTGCTGATGGGGCAGGGGGTTGAGATAACGCCTGAAAACCTCATGATCTCTCTTTCCGCCCCGATCATTCTGCCGGTGCATCAACGGGTTGATCACGCGCGTGAAGTCATGCGCGGAACGGCAAAGATCGGCACAACCGGCCGCGGCATCGGCCCGGCATATGAAGACAAAGTCGCCCGCAGAGGCATCCGGATGGCGGATCTTCTGGAAATGGGTTCGTTTCGGGAAAAAACACATTCGCTGCTCGAGCACCACAATATCTGGCTGAAAGCCGCGGGTGAAACCCCCATGGACGCCGATGGAATAGTCGCTTCGATGGAAGAGATGCGCGAAAGGATAATCCCTTTTCTTGGCGAAGTCTGGGCCAGCCTCGATGATGCCCGCCGCCAGGGCCGACGTATACTTTTTGAAGGGGCGCAAGGGGTGATGCTTGATATCGATCACGGCACCTATCCTTTTGTGACGTCATCAAACACGGTTCCGGGGCAGGCAGCAACCGGAACAGGGACCGGCCCCGGTGCGGTCAATTACGTGCTGGGCATCACCAAAGCCTATACAACTCGGGTCGGCTCAGGCCCGTTCCCGACGGAGGATTTCGGGCAGGATGGCGAAACCCTTGGCCAGCGCGGGCGTGAATTCGGCACCGTTACCGGCCGCAAGCGTCGGTGCGGGTGGTTTGATGCGGTGATGGTTCGGCAGGCCGGAAAGATTGCCGGTATAGATGGCATGGCGCTGACCAAACTTGATGTGCTGGACGGGTTTGATACGCTCAAGATCTGCACGGCGTATCAGCTTGATGGCGTCAAGATCGACCGATTCCCCGCCGCATCCGCTGAACAGGCGAGGGTAGAGCCTGTTTATGAGGAGATCGAAGGCTGGAAGGAAAGCACCATGGGCGCGCGTTCCTGGGCGGAGTTGCCGTCGCAGGCGGTGAAATATATCAAGCGTCTCGAAGAGCTGACGTCTCTTCCCGTTGCCACCGTTTCCACCAGCCCGGAACGTGACGATACCATACTTGTGCGTGATCCGTTCGAGGGATAACACCTGCGCGTAAAGGTCAGGTTCAGCCGATCAGTTTCTGCTCACTTGCCCTGTTGCGTACGGCAAGCTGAAGTTTTTCAAAGGCGCGGGATTCAATCTGGCGGACACGTTCACGGCTGATCCCGAAACGCTGGGAGAGGTTTTCAAGCGTCTCTGGTGTATCGCTCAATCTCCGGGCCTGGATGATGGCGATTTCACGCTCGTTCAGATCCTTCATGGCCTCAACAAGAAGTTTGCGGCGGGCATCGTATTCCTCGGCTTCCTCAAAGGCGACGTCATGGGTCTCCCGGTCATCGACCAGCCAGTCCATCCATTCCATGCTCTCCCCGTCGCTGCTGACCGCGGCGTTCAGCGAGTGATCCCCGCCCGCCATGCGGCGATTCATGCTCACCACTTCATCTTCGGGGACGTTCAGCTCATCGGCGATGCGTTCCACCTGTTCGGCTGAAAGATCACCATCCTCAACTGCCCTGATCTGCCCCTTGATGCGGCGAAGATTGAAGAAAAGCTTTTTCTGGGCGGCGGTGGTGCCGATCTTGACCAGCGACCATGAGCGAAGGATATATTCCTGGATGCTGGCCTTGATCCACCACATGGCATAGGTGGAAAGCCGGAAGCCTTTTTCAGGCTCGAACCTCTTGACGGCGTGCATCATGCCGAGATTTCCTTCGGCGATGAGTTCCCCCATGGGCAGCCCATAGCCGCGATAGCCCATGGCGATCTTGGCCACCAGCCGCAGATGGGAGGTCACCAGTTTGTGCGCGGCTTCGATATTGCCGTGATCGCGCCAGTCCTTGGCGAGGGTGTATTCCTCTTCGGCCGACAACATGGGAAAGCGCCGGATATCATCAAGATATCGCGCCAGATTGCCCTCAGGACTGATATTGGGCATGGTGGCGGGGAGTTGGGATTTGGTCAGTTTCGTGTCCATGGATAAGATATAGTAGTGCCGGATTATGTTTTAAAGATGGCCGCGGGCCCGGATGGCGCTTTCGAGATCCCTGATCAGTTTCTGCATGTCTTCCGGCAGCGGGGTGGTAAACTCCATCATCTCACCGGTGACGGGATGAGCAAAACCAAGATGGCTTGCATGCAGGGCCTGTCTCGGAAAGGCGCGAAGATCTGCCAGCGCATCACGCATGGCCGTATCCGGCATCTGGCCTGACCGCATCTGTCTTCCATAGGACGCATCGCCGATAATGCCATGGCCGATACTGGCAAGATGGACGCGGATCTGATGGGTGCGTCCGGTCTCAAGCCGACATTCCACGACACTGGCGAGCGGTGGCAGGGAGCGGAGGAGGTGAAGATGGGTGATCGCCTCACGCCCCTTTTCGGTCACCGACATTTTCTTGCGGTCGCGGTTGCTGCGTCCTATCGGGGCGTCGATCGTCTGTTCCCGCTCCCGCAGGATACCCCAGGCGAGGGCGGTATAGACACGGTCAAGATCATGGGCGGCGAACATTTCGGTCAATTGCTGGTGCGCCTGATCTGTCTTGGCGGCCATCATGACGCCGCTTGTATCCTTGTCAAGCCGGTGGACAATGCCGGGTCTCTTCTCCCCGCCTATGCCGGTGAGCTGATCCCCGCAATGGGCGATGAGGGCGTTCACAAGGGTGCCATCCGGCGTGCCCGGTGCCGGGTGAACAACCAGCCCGGCGGGTTTGTCGATCACGATGATATGCGCATCTTCATAGAGAATATCGAGCGGTATGGCCTGCGCCGCCGGTGCGGCCGGGGCAGGTGCCGGAATACAGAGCTCAAAACTCTGCCCGGGGGAGACCATAGAAGACGGGTCCGTCATGCTTTCCCCATCACGGGTGAGCATGCCATCAAGGATAAGCGCCTTGATCCGCGAGCGGGACAAGACTGGTAAATCCCTTGCCCCTTCGATATGCTCTGGGCTATCAGATGCAGAGGCTGAAAGCTGATGGGCAAGCCAGCGGTCGAGACGATCCGGGCTTGCTTCGGCCGGTACGCTCAAGGTGATGATGAAAGGATCGGACATGGCGGCCAATATGCACAATCCCGGCGAAGATCGCCAGCCCGAAATCACGGCGGCAGAAGACAGGCCGATGCCGGCCTGGGTCGGCCCCGTCAAGGCGGCGGTGGTGGTGATGTCAATTCTCATCGTCTTCGGGCTGGCGCTGCTGGCTTACGGCCTTGCCACGGGCGTCGGCAATCGTCTTTCCGATACCGTGGTTGAAGCCGGATTCCAGCATCCCGAGGGCATGGTGCTTGAGGAAGCCAATATGGGCGAAGACGGCCAGCTCGTTCTCAGGTTCAGGGGGGC is a window of Alphaproteobacteria bacterium LSUCC0684 DNA encoding:
- the folP gene encoding dihydropteroate synthase is translated as MTVTRIRADHLLREASAGGEQVEELAHQMLERVTSPRQNFAGLAMNTWHVMGIINATPDSFSDGGDHAEADIAISSARRMAMEGARILDVGGESTRPGAGEISLDEERRRILPVISTLAREGYCVSADTRHAPVMEDALAAGAAMINDVGGLRADGAIDLISRKDAPAILMHMQGEPGTMQQSPRYDHAPTEVFCWLEERIKTATENGIPIHNLAVDPGFGFGKTPQHNMEIMSGLALYHGLGVPIVLGVSRKSTIAHFSKNEPAKERQPGSTALAALARAQGVQIFRVHDVPETMQALANAEAMLNI
- the glmM gene encoding phosphoglucosamine mutase, whose protein sequence is MSRFFGTDGVRARINTGPMTAENIIRLALAAGKYFRNSNKGIERSRHPLVVIGKDTRLSGYMVEAALQAGFASIGMDTRLLGPLPTPGVAYLTRTLRADLGVMISASHNPHEDNGIKLFGPDGFKLPDIAEDEISSIMSGHIPLADALELGRARRMLDGVSRYIEQVKSAIPRSMRFEGLKVVVDCANGAAYRAAPDVLFELGAEVIPLGIDPDGININSGCGAVHPEYMAETVVANGADVGISLDGDADRLIMADEKGQIIDGDQCLAVLADMMASQGELAGRTVVGTLMTNHGLAQYLSAKGINLERTKVGDRYILERMREAGLNLGGEPSGHIILTDHATSGDGIIAALKMLMFLKMSDAPASESLHRFTPLPQKIVNIDCTSQESIQKALSHGDLALAVTDAEEKLRDTGRIVIRPSGTEPLIRVMVEAEDQRLMEKTAENLAGVISDLVN
- a CDS encoding glutathione S-transferase N-terminal domain-containing protein; its protein translation is MTEQAKPRLYELISTHGLALSPWCWHVRMALAHKGIEAEIIQGRFTEKAPLEALGGKSYPLYQEMDGQVFADSNEIVMHLEDIRADPTLFPGGDSGIAHYRFLHRYAQTMLFPTLAKMIIKDIPDLLDGEDKKYFITSREARFGKPLAEVSAGREEMRSTLELQLDPFRKAMAGGGFVNGSAPAMSDYLLFGILQWARVSSAFQLLDESDSITPWMETMLDLFEGLGRSVPARKSR
- a CDS encoding phosphoserine transaminase; its protein translation is MKPDRKTSLPRPLVRPRNTHFSSGPTSKRPEWSLQALEKACLGRSHRSSEGKEKLNTCITMMRDLLGLPDEYYLGIVPASDTGAVEMAMWSLLGARGVDIFAWEAFGKTWLKDAVDQLQLSDIRVFEAPYGRLPDLGMASPDRDVILTWNGTAAGVRVPDADWIADDRDGLIIADSTSAVFAFPMPVEKLDVITFSWQKSLGGEGAHGVIVLSPRAVARLESHQPAWPVPKIFQLTKNNVLARDIFAGATINTPSMLCVEDALDALKWAQDIGGRDALFQRVEANFKAISTWILHHPDLAFLAEDPATISPTSVTIRITADWFTKAEPAKQKLLAKKITALLDEEDVARDIDSYRDAPPGLRIWAGPTVETRDLEALFPWIDWALAIVRDEVQHENSKD
- the serA gene encoding phosphoglycerate dehydrogenase; this encodes MPSVLISDSLSETAVSIMKDRGLEVDYRPGLSPEELEKILGNYDGLAIRSATRVTPDLLEKIRGGRLRVVGRAGIGVDNIDVSAATAAGIVVMNTPHGNAVTTAEHAITMMLASSRMIPAAHISTIAGKWEKSAFVGTEVTGKKLGLIGCGNIGTIVADRAQGLKMKVMAYDPFLTEDRARSIGVEKVEFDDLLARADYISLHTPLTDDTRNIINADAISRMKKGARLINCARGGLVDEVALRGALETGHLAGAAVDVFAVEPARENILFDAPNLIATPHLGASTAEAQEKVAVQIADQIADYLLEGAVLNALNLPNVTAEEAPILMPYMDLGRKLGSFLGQVTRSGITEVAVEFDGQASALNIEPVMASTLAGLMEPIMAAANIVNASTLAHSRGINVAAIRHERPCDYQTKLRVTVKYKGRDGIEKNRTIAGTLVGMTMPRIVEVQHIAVESDFPEHLLYLRNYDKPGFIGDLGSLCGRNNINIATFHLGRREVGGEAIALVEIDEGADDTFIEALRKLPQVVRADRLRFAP
- a CDS encoding ATP phosphoribosyltransferase regulatory subunit, which encodes MADAPENRSQGLLPAGLSDLMPGDARREAEAIGKIMASFAAFGYDRVKPPLVEFEDTLLADGPGVALAADTFRVMDPLSSRMMAIRADMTAQIARIAETRLHHMPRPLRLCYSGDVLRIRPDPLNPERQLTQVGAEMIGASNAYHDAELAVAALHALDHAGIAHLTIDLGVPRLLEAIAGEKPDDKLAQAVAAKDHALVRRHGGRLADILTSLLDIPMISPGKLDEETRERSKGLATEAADMIAGLLKVAGLIRSAAPKVSVTLDPLESRGFDYHHGIGFSIFAPGIRGELGRGGRYRTTTVNGSGEDSTGVTLYLERVMRALPQSRESMAVYVPHAAGLKTLVRLVEEGETCRFGTSEAGDDNARTEEAKAMSCRRIYRDGKVILLDE
- a CDS encoding adenylosuccinate synthase, with amino-acid sequence MANVAVIGSQWGDEGKGKIVDWLSEKADIVVRFQGGHNAGHTLVIDGKEYKLSLLPSGIVRPGKRSIIGNGVVIDPEALLKEMDVLMGQGVEITPENLMISLSAPIILPVHQRVDHAREVMRGTAKIGTTGRGIGPAYEDKVARRGIRMADLLEMGSFREKTHSLLEHHNIWLKAAGETPMDADGIVASMEEMRERIIPFLGEVWASLDDARRQGRRILFEGAQGVMLDIDHGTYPFVTSSNTVPGQAATGTGTGPGAVNYVLGITKAYTTRVGSGPFPTEDFGQDGETLGQRGREFGTVTGRKRRCGWFDAVMVRQAGKIAGIDGMALTKLDVLDGFDTLKICTAYQLDGVKIDRFPAASAEQARVEPVYEEIEGWKESTMGARSWAELPSQAVKYIKRLEELTSLPVATVSTSPERDDTILVRDPFEG
- the rpoH gene encoding RNA polymerase sigma factor RpoH, with the protein product MDTKLTKSQLPATMPNISPEGNLARYLDDIRRFPMLSAEEEYTLAKDWRDHGNIEAAHKLVTSHLRLVAKIAMGYRGYGLPMGELIAEGNLGMMHAVKRFEPEKGFRLSTYAMWWIKASIQEYILRSWSLVKIGTTAAQKKLFFNLRRIKGQIRAVEDGDLSAEQVERIADELNVPEDEVVSMNRRMAGGDHSLNAAVSSDGESMEWMDWLVDDRETHDVAFEEAEEYDARRKLLVEAMKDLNEREIAIIQARRLSDTPETLENLSQRFGISRERVRQIESRAFEKLQLAVRNRASEQKLIG
- a CDS encoding RluA family pseudouridine synthase, yielding MSDPFIITLSVPAEASPDRLDRWLAHQLSASASDSPEHIEGARDLPVLSRSRIKALILDGMLTRDGESMTDPSSMVSPGQSFELCIPAPAPAAPAAQAIPLDILYEDAHIIVIDKPAGLVVHPAPGTPDGTLVNALIAHCGDQLTGIGGEKRPGIVHRLDKDTSGVMMAAKTDQAHQQLTEMFAAHDLDRVYTALAWGILREREQTIDAPIGRSNRDRKKMSVTEKGREAITHLHLLRSLPPLASVVECRLETGRTHQIRVHLASIGHGIIGDASYGRQMRSGQMPDTAMRDALADLRAFPRQALHASHLGFAHPVTGEMMEFTTPLPEDMQKLIRDLESAIRARGHL